The sequence TCGCCGAGGGCAGTCTGCTCGCAGATCGCCAGGGCGCGATCCAGTTCCTCGGGCGCCAGCACGCCCTTGGCAACGAGCGCCTTGTTGACGGCCGCTACCGCCATGAGCAGCCCCTCGATTTGCAGGTTGGCAGTGTTCATGACGGGTCCTCCTCAGCGGGTTGCGCTTCGGAAACGTCCCAGAGCCGATCGCGTTGCGATCAGCCCATGTCGCGGACAGCCTGGAGAAACTCGGCATGGCCGAGTGCCTGGCGGGACGCGGCGCGATATTCCCGGACCAGGCTGTCATAGGTCTCGCGGGCGAACTGGCGCAGCTTGGGATCGGCGTCCATTTCCTTGCGCGCCAGGTTCTGGTCGAGCAAGCCCAGGCCCGCCAGTACCGGATAGTGCAACTGCGTCTGGATATGGGGCAGGCCGAACAGGTTCTCGGGGAAATGCTCATGCCGCGGCATGTGGTGTTTCCAGTATTCGAGCCGCTGCTTGGTTTCGGGATGGATGCGGTTGGCGCGGACTTCGCGCCAGAACGGGGTGTCGTCGCGCTCGACCAGGTAGTGGGTGTTGACGAAGGTGCGGAAGTCGTCGACCTGGCGGCCGACACGACCGTTGTAGTCGTCACGATCGGCAGCGGTCATGTCGGCGGCATGCTTGAGGTGCCGGTCGGCAAACAGCATCATCTGGACGATGGTGCCATGGATGGAGGTGGATTCGAGCGGCTCGAGGAAGCTCGAACTCAGGCCCACCGCCAGCACGTTGCCGACCCAGGCCCTTTCCAGACGGCCGATCTGGAAGCGGATGTCGCTGCGCACCTCGATCTCTCGCCCCAGCACACGCTCGACCTCTGCCTTGGCCTGTTCGGGCGTGCAGAACTCGTCGGAATAGACATAGCCGCAGCCATAGCGGAACTGGGTCGGGATCTGCCACATCCAGCCGCTGTCCTGCGCCCAGGCGCGGGTATAGTTGGCGATTTCCTCGCCGGGCTTGATATCGAGCCAGAAGGGCAAGGCGCGGTTGACCGGCAGTTCATGCGCATAGGAAATCCAGGGCGCCTGCATTTCCTTGACGATGAGTTGCTTTCTGAACCCGGTCGCGTCGATGAAGAAGTCGGCTTCGAGCTTCTGGCCGTTGTCGAGTTCGAGGGCAGTGATGTCGCCGCTCTCGGGGTGGCGATGGACGCCCGAGACCACCGCGTCGATGATCTCGACACCCTTGGACTTGCTGGCAAAGAAGCGGCCGACCTTGGCTTGGTCGAAATGGTAGGCATGGTGGAAGGGGCCGAGGGGGATCAGCGAGCCATCGGCCTTGCGAGCATAGGGGGCCTTCTTCTGTTCGAGCAGTGGGCCGAACAGATGCATGTCCGTGATCGGCCGCCCGGCAGCGACCGCATAGACATTGAGGTAGTCGGACGGCGCGCCCGGTGGCGGCTGGATGACCTGGTGAGGGTCGTCGATCGGGCCATAATAGGTGAAACCCTTGCGGCGCCAGTCCTCATGGCGGATGCCCAGCTTGAACGTCGCCTCGGTCTTGCGGAAGAATTCGAACTCGTCGATGCCGAAATGCTTGAGCAGCACGCGGAAGGCGGCGGTTGTGGCTTCGCCGACCCCGACGGTGGGGATGGAGGAGGGCTCGATCACCGATATGCGGGCGTCTATGCCCTTGCGGCGTGCCGCGTCCTGAATGATGAAAGCCGCGATCCAGCCGGCGGTGCCCCCGCCGACGACCACGAAATGGGATTGCCGGGTCATGAATAGTCTCCTCCGCCAAGGAAGCTATGGGGCGCCGATTTGGCGGGCAAGATGCGGCCCGAAATTCTTAGAAAGCCGAAAATCTATGCGGATTTTCCGCTAGCCGCCCGCGCCCTGATATTTGCTCATGGCGTAACGCCAATAGAGCGCGGTGATCGAAACGAATACCGGCCCGGCCAGGAGCGCGGCCAGCCCGGCCCAATCACCCAGGAACGGCAGGGGCTTGCCCAGGAGCACGGCGACGGGCACCGCCGCCATGAAGCCCAGCGGCAGCACGGTCAGCATCATGCCCTGGATGGCAACCGGGAAGATATTGAGCGGGTAGCGCGACAGTTCCCAGAAGCCGAAATAGAGCGAATAGAGATGGTTGGACCGGGTCCAGATCAGCGCTGTCGCGCCGATGGCTGTGAGAAGCGCTCCAGTGACCATGGCTGCGCTGACCAGGCTGGCCGCGAAGTAGGCGACGGCGGGCAGGGACCATTGCATCTCGACATTGGCGATGGCCAAGATCATCAGCGCTACACCCAGGATGGCATGGCCGGCATAGCCGATGTTGAAGCCGGAGAAGATCATGTAGGCCCATGGGCTGATGGGCTTGGTGAGGATGGTATCGAGCGTGCCAAGGCGAATGGCTTCCTCGAGCTGACGCATCTGGGTAAAGCTCATGGACGCGCCGGCCGAATAACCCATCAGGTGAAAGGCGAACAGCAATGCCAGGTCGGCCCAGTTCCAGCCGGCAATGCCGCCGAAGCGCTCGGCGATGATCCAGATCATGGCGAAGGAGCTGCCATAGGTAATGATCTGCGCCACCCGGTCGATCCAGAATGCGGCGCGGTATTCCATTTCGGCGCGGATATGCATGAGCACCAGGTGCAGCAGGACGGAGAAGTGCGGCTTCATCTCAGCCTCCCTGCACGACGATGCGGGTCGACGCCAGGCGCCAGAGTGCGGCGACCGCGAGGGCAAGCAGGCCGGCCCAAACCAGGCCGATGCCGAAGTAGAGCAGGGTCTGGGTTGGGTCGAAGCGTCCGAGCCACACTGCGGCTGGGTAGTAGACGATCCAGGCGAAGGGCAGGTGTTCGGCGATGACGCCGAAGGGCTGCGGGAAGAACCAGAAGGGAATGAGGCTGCCCGAGAGCAGGTTGAGAATGGCCTGCATCAGCCATTCGAGCGAGAAGGAGGTGAGAAGCCAGAACGCAAGCAGCCCGAATAGCGCCGAGAGCAGGCAGGTGATGGCGTAGCCCAGCAGTAGGTAGGCCACGAACATGGCGCCGTCGAAAAGCGACGCGGGCGGTAGCATGCCATAGACCAGGGCAACAACCGCCACCGTCGGCATGACGAGGAAGACGAGGCGAAACACGGCGCGACCCAATTCGCTGACGATCACATAGAGCGGAAAGCTGACCGGCTTGAGCAGCCATACCGCCACGTCGCCGGTCTTGAGGGCGTTGCCGATGCTGCTGATGATGAGTTCGTAGCGGATGGCGCCGGTGATGACGCCGCCAAGCAGGGCATAGGTCACCATCTGCTGCAGGGTGACGTCGCCGATGGTCGAGGCGCCGGCATAGACGGCCAGCCAGATGGCGACGCGGGCGAAGACCTGGACCAGCTTACCGAACAGGTTGGCCCAAACCTCGTTGCGATAGGCGAGCTGGGTCTGGAAGGCGCTCTGGGCGAAGGCGAGATAGGCGCTCATGGCGCGGCAAGGGCCGCGTTGCGGCCCTGATAGAAGGTGCGGATGACCTCTTCGATGCCCGGCTCTTCGAGCGCGATGTCCTTGAGGCCACGATCGCCGCCGATCTCGCCCAGCACATGGATCAACGATACATCTTCGCGGTCGAGCAGGTAGTGCTTGCGCAGGCCTTCGTCGGCGGTGAGCTTTGCCGTGGTGAGTTCGAGGGGGCCTGGATCGGTGGCAAATTCGAGCATGAGGCGGCGCGACGAGCCGAGCGCAGCGCGCAGGTTGCCGAGCTCGCCGTCGAAGATCAGCTTGCTCTGGTCGACCATGACCAGGCGTGGGCAGATGGTCTCGATATCCTGCAGGTCATGGGTGGTGAGAATGATCGAGACGCCGCGCTCGCGGTTGATCTCGGCGAGGAATTTCCGCACGGCGTCCTTGGCCACGACGTCCAGCCCGATGGTGGGTTCGTCGAGGAACAGGATTTTGGGATCGTGCAGCAGCGACATCACGATCTCGGCACGCATGCGCTGGCCCAGGCTCAGCTGGCGCACGGCGCGGTCGAGGAAAGGCGTCAGGTCGAGCAGTTCGCTGAAGCGCTTGAGGTTGTCGGCATAGCGCGCAGCGGGGATGTCGTAGATGCGCTGGTGCAGCGTGAAGCTGTCGATAACGGGCAAATCCCACCAGAGCTGGCTACGCTGGCCGAAGACGACCCCGATTTCGCGCGCATTGGCCAGGCGCTGCTCATGCGGCGTGCGGCCGAGCACCGAGAGGGTGCCCGATGACGGCACCAGAATGCCGGTCATCATCTTGATCATGGTTGATTTGCCGGCGCCATTGGGGCCCAGATAGCCCACCGCCTCGCCTGGCCCGACATCGAAACTGACGTCGGTGACGGCCGCGACTTCGGTATATTCGGACGTCACCAGAGTCTTGAGGGCGCCGAAAAAACCGGGAAAACGCTTATGCTGCCGGAAGCGCTTGGATACGCCCCGGGCCTGGATCAACGCTGTCATGTGCTGGCTCCCTCGCGCCAAACACTAGCGCGATTCGTCCGTCGTGACAGGCAGATGGCTAGGCGGCGTCGTTGATCAGCTCTTCGGCGAGGCCGTATTCGTGCAGTTTGCGGTAGAGCGTCGAGCGGCCGATCTTGAGGGCGCGGGCAACCCGCGACATGCGCCCGCCATGATGCTCGATGGCAAAGACGATGGCGGCGCGCTCGATCTCGGCCAAAGCGGCGATCTCGCCTGACGTGTCGAGGAAGCGGTCGGGAGCTGGCGGTGGTTCGATGATGGCGCGCTGGCGGGCCGGCGCGGTGTCGATATGCACGGGGGCCGCGGGGACGGGGACCTGCTCGATCGCCTTGATGGCGCTGTCGCGGCCTGCGGACTGGGCGACGATCTGCGGAAAATCGACCGTTTCGAGAAAGGCTCCATCTGTCAGCACGATGGCGCGATAGACTGCGTTTTCCAGCTGGCGGATATTGCCCGGCCAGTCATAGGCCGAAAGCATGTCGAGCGCGGCGGGCGAAATGCCCAGCACGCGCTTGCCGGCCTCGGCCGAGAAGCGGGCGATGAACATGGCGACAAGGGCGGCCAGGTCCTCCATTCGTTCGCGCAGGGGCGGGACGTAGATGGGGAAGACGTTGAGGCGGTAATAGAGGTCCTCACGGAATTCGCCCGATTTGGCCAGGTTCAGCAGCCGTCGATTGGTGGCCGAAATGATCCTGACGTTGACGCGCTCAGCCCTGGAGGCGCCCACCGGCTCGATCTCGCCCTCCTGCAGGGCGCGCAGCAGCTTGACCTGGATCTCGAGCGGCAGTTCGCCGATTTCGTCGAGGAAGAGCGTGCCGTTATGGGCTTCGGCGAACTTGCCGGGCTGGTCGGCGACGGCGCCCGTAAAGGCCCCTTTCTTGTGGCCGAACAGGACGGATTCCACCAGATTGGGTGGGATGGCGCCGCAGTTGACGGTCACGAACGGCCTGCCGGCACGGTCGCCCGAACCCTGGATGATGCGGGCGATCAGTTCCTTGCCGACGCCGGTTTCACCTTCGATCAGCACGGGAATAGTGGATTTTCCGGCCTTGGCGCTGAGCGAGAGCACACGAGCCATGGCCGGCGCCTTGGCAATCATGTCGGCGCTGGTGAAGGTGCCGGCCTTGCGGGCGCGTTCGGAGCGGATCGCGGCTTCGAGCGCATCGAGCTTCATGGCGTTGCGCAGGGAGATGACGAGGCGTTCGGGCGCCACCGGCTTGACGAAATAGTCGGCCGCGCCGTTGCGCATGGCCGAGATGACCGTTTCGAGCGAGGCATTGGCGGTCTGGATGATGACGGGGGTGGTGAGGCCCTCGCGGCGCATGGCGTCCATCACGCCCATGCCGTCGAGATCGGGCATGACCAGGTCGAGAATCATGGCACCGATATTGCGGTCTTCGCGCAGGATGGTGAGGGCCTGCTCGCCGCCGGTGGCGGTCAGCGGCTTGAAGCCGGCACGGTTGGCGACCTCGGCGGTGAGGCGCAACTGAACCGGATCATCGTCCACTACGAGTACGCGCGTCATCCAAGCTCCGTCTTCTTGTTGGCCACACGAATCGTGTGCCGTTTTGGGAGGAGGATGCGCGGGGTATCTTAAGAGGCGATTAATCATGGCTAATTGGCAGCGGGCGGTGTCGTATAGGCAACCGGCCGAGGGGCGGGCGAATTAGTCAGGCATGAGGAGGATTGCCATGCATCACGATAGCTATACGGGACTGGAATTCATCGAGGGCTTCTCGCTGCTGGCCGGCGCGCTGTGGATCATCGGGGCGCTGTTCGTCGGTGGCCTGGCGATGATGGGCTCGGCGCGGATGGGCGATGCCAGCGTCAGCCCGGCAGCCAACCAGACGGAAGCGGCAGCGCCCGCCACCGCGCAGTAACACTGGGTTACTGGCGCATAATTGCACGGGGGTCGCACTTCACAGCGCGGCCCCCGCTGGCTAAGGTCCGCCGCGATTGACCAAGCCGGAGTTTACGCCATGACCGCCGCTGCCCAGAAAGGCCACAACGAACTCGGGGCGCTCCCGGTATGGGACCTCTCGGACCTCTATCCGGGCAAGGACAGCCCTGAATTCAAGGCGGCCATGGAGCAGGC comes from Devosia oryziradicis and encodes:
- a CDS encoding ABC transporter permease, which produces MSAYLAFAQSAFQTQLAYRNEVWANLFGKLVQVFARVAIWLAVYAGASTIGDVTLQQMVTYALLGGVITGAIRYELIISSIGNALKTGDVAVWLLKPVSFPLYVIVSELGRAVFRLVFLVMPTVAVVALVYGMLPPASLFDGAMFVAYLLLGYAITCLLSALFGLLAFWLLTSFSLEWLMQAILNLLSGSLIPFWFFPQPFGVIAEHLPFAWIVYYPAAVWLGRFDPTQTLLYFGIGLVWAGLLALAVAALWRLASTRIVVQGG
- a CDS encoding ABC transporter permease, with translation MKPHFSVLLHLVLMHIRAEMEYRAAFWIDRVAQIITYGSSFAMIWIIAERFGGIAGWNWADLALLFAFHLMGYSAGASMSFTQMRQLEEAIRLGTLDTILTKPISPWAYMIFSGFNIGYAGHAILGVALMILAIANVEMQWSLPAVAYFAASLVSAAMVTGALLTAIGATALIWTRSNHLYSLYFGFWELSRYPLNIFPVAIQGMMLTVLPLGFMAAVPVAVLLGKPLPFLGDWAGLAALLAGPVFVSITALYWRYAMSKYQGAGG
- a CDS encoding sigma-54-dependent transcriptional regulator, translated to MTRVLVVDDDPVQLRLTAEVANRAGFKPLTATGGEQALTILREDRNIGAMILDLVMPDLDGMGVMDAMRREGLTTPVIIQTANASLETVISAMRNGAADYFVKPVAPERLVISLRNAMKLDALEAAIRSERARKAGTFTSADMIAKAPAMARVLSLSAKAGKSTIPVLIEGETGVGKELIARIIQGSGDRAGRPFVTVNCGAIPPNLVESVLFGHKKGAFTGAVADQPGKFAEAHNGTLFLDEIGELPLEIQVKLLRALQEGEIEPVGASRAERVNVRIISATNRRLLNLAKSGEFREDLYYRLNVFPIYVPPLRERMEDLAALVAMFIARFSAEAGKRVLGISPAALDMLSAYDWPGNIRQLENAVYRAIVLTDGAFLETVDFPQIVAQSAGRDSAIKAIEQVPVPAAPVHIDTAPARQRAIIEPPPAPDRFLDTSGEIAALAEIERAAIVFAIEHHGGRMSRVARALKIGRSTLYRKLHEYGLAEELINDAA
- a CDS encoding ABC transporter ATP-binding protein: MTALIQARGVSKRFRQHKRFPGFFGALKTLVTSEYTEVAAVTDVSFDVGPGEAVGYLGPNGAGKSTMIKMMTGILVPSSGTLSVLGRTPHEQRLANAREIGVVFGQRSQLWWDLPVIDSFTLHQRIYDIPAARYADNLKRFSELLDLTPFLDRAVRQLSLGQRMRAEIVMSLLHDPKILFLDEPTIGLDVVAKDAVRKFLAEINRERGVSIILTTHDLQDIETICPRLVMVDQSKLIFDGELGNLRAALGSSRRLMLEFATDPGPLELTTAKLTADEGLRKHYLLDREDVSLIHVLGEIGGDRGLKDIALEEPGIEEVIRTFYQGRNAALAAP
- a CDS encoding tryptophan halogenase family protein, whose protein sequence is MTRQSHFVVVGGGTAGWIAAFIIQDAARRKGIDARISVIEPSSIPTVGVGEATTAAFRVLLKHFGIDEFEFFRKTEATFKLGIRHEDWRRKGFTYYGPIDDPHQVIQPPPGAPSDYLNVYAVAAGRPITDMHLFGPLLEQKKAPYARKADGSLIPLGPFHHAYHFDQAKVGRFFASKSKGVEIIDAVVSGVHRHPESGDITALELDNGQKLEADFFIDATGFRKQLIVKEMQAPWISYAHELPVNRALPFWLDIKPGEEIANYTRAWAQDSGWMWQIPTQFRYGCGYVYSDEFCTPEQAKAEVERVLGREIEVRSDIRFQIGRLERAWVGNVLAVGLSSSFLEPLESTSIHGTIVQMMLFADRHLKHAADMTAADRDDYNGRVGRQVDDFRTFVNTHYLVERDDTPFWREVRANRIHPETKQRLEYWKHHMPRHEHFPENLFGLPHIQTQLHYPVLAGLGLLDQNLARKEMDADPKLRQFARETYDSLVREYRAASRQALGHAEFLQAVRDMG